A stretch of the Arthrobacter sp. PAMC 25486 genome encodes the following:
- a CDS encoding sulfatase → MSTKTARRPNVVLILTDDHAAHAVGAYGSLVNETPRIDEIAGNGWVLANCFATNALCSPSRASILTGTYSHVNGVRTLSTPLDNSQPTFISLLKEAGYRTAVVGKWHLGEGDGHDPQGFDYWDVLIDQGEYFDPTFLSPAGRRTVPGYATDVITDLALEWVQGLEGEEPWVVLINHKAPHRPWQPDAKHANMYKDPIPVPRTFTDDLATRSVATRRATMGVAEFLNMADLKELPPEGLSFEELAVWKYQRYMEDYLACVASVDDNVGRVTDWLRASGQFEDTLLMYTSDQGFFLGDHGWFDKRFMYEEALRMPFVLSYPAALAPGKTFHGITTNVDVAQLILDAAGVAHHERMQGRSIWPELRQAPVAGPVEGMYYRYFENDDAQHRAPAHYGYRSERYKIIYFYNDGLGLPGTGRAVFHPEWELYDLVEDPEEIRNVFHDPAYASVRAQMQVKLWRRQHEVGDEPHHSQARPVGA, encoded by the coding sequence ATGTCTACGAAAACTGCTCGCCGGCCGAATGTTGTTTTGATTTTGACTGATGATCATGCTGCGCATGCTGTGGGTGCGTATGGGTCGTTGGTGAATGAGACGCCGCGGATTGATGAGATCGCGGGGAATGGGTGGGTGTTGGCGAATTGTTTTGCCACGAATGCGTTGTGTTCTCCGAGTCGGGCCTCGATTTTGACGGGTACGTATAGCCATGTGAATGGGGTGAGGACGTTGTCGACGCCGTTGGATAACAGCCAGCCGACGTTTATTTCCTTGTTGAAGGAGGCTGGTTACCGTACGGCGGTGGTGGGGAAGTGGCATTTGGGTGAGGGGGACGGGCATGATCCGCAGGGTTTTGATTACTGGGATGTGTTGATTGATCAGGGGGAGTATTTTGATCCGACGTTTCTCTCGCCTGCAGGGCGCCGGACCGTGCCGGGGTATGCCACGGATGTCATCACGGATTTAGCGTTGGAGTGGGTGCAGGGGTTGGAGGGGGAGGAGCCGTGGGTGGTGTTGATCAACCACAAGGCCCCGCATCGTCCGTGGCAGCCGGATGCGAAGCACGCGAACATGTATAAGGATCCGATTCCGGTGCCGAGGACGTTCACGGATGATTTAGCCACACGTTCGGTGGCGACGCGGCGGGCCACGATGGGTGTGGCCGAGTTCTTGAACATGGCCGATTTGAAGGAACTACCGCCGGAAGGGCTCAGCTTTGAGGAGTTGGCGGTGTGGAAGTACCAGCGTTACATGGAGGATTATTTGGCGTGTGTGGCCTCGGTCGATGACAATGTGGGGCGGGTGACGGACTGGTTGCGGGCCAGTGGGCAGTTCGAGGACACCTTGTTGATGTATACCTCGGACCAGGGCTTTTTCCTGGGTGATCATGGCTGGTTCGACAAGCGCTTCATGTATGAGGAAGCGTTGCGGATGCCGTTCGTGCTCAGCTACCCGGCGGCCCTGGCGCCCGGGAAGACGTTCCACGGGATCACCACGAACGTTGATGTCGCGCAGCTGATCCTGGATGCTGCCGGGGTGGCTCATCATGAACGGATGCAGGGCCGGAGCATTTGGCCGGAATTGCGCCAGGCGCCGGTGGCCGGGCCCGTGGAGGGCATGTATTACCGCTATTTTGAGAACGATGATGCCCAGCACCGGGCCCCGGCCCATTACGGGTACCGGAGCGAGCGGTACAAGATCATCTACTTCTACAACGACGGGTTGGGGTTGCCGGGCACCGGCAGGGCCGTGTTCCATCCCGAGTGGGAACTCTATGACCTGGTGGAGGATCCCGAAGAGATACGCAACGTGTTCCACGACCCCGCCTATGCTTCGGTGCGGGCGCAGATGCAGGTGAAGTTGTGGCGGCGCCAGCACGAGGTCGGTGATGAACCGCACCACTCCCAGGCCCGCCCCGTCGGCGCCTAA
- a CDS encoding dehydrogenase: protein MTQLPAGGPIRFGLIGIDSPHAPSFTRLFGDGVTSTVRGGIITSAWAGAVSEDFPLSRDRIAARTEQMNDLGVPLRDSPEAVARECDALLVVASDARTHAGYFSRLAHFGKPIYVDTRFAMTTADARAMLELAHAENCLALAGSPKRFAQEFHDSMVHSKVERIDLDGALPTQPGHPGLSWYGVHLVDLAVAAMGPGCAEVDATGERVVLRWKDGRVATLAGPPEWGPLTTGKIVGADAATSFEIVAGEDMLVGLLNAVVLACRTGAPTVPEDEIISIVAIVEAANKSLASGKSITVSPS, encoded by the coding sequence ATGACACAGCTACCCGCAGGAGGGCCAATCAGGTTTGGCTTGATTGGTATCGACTCCCCGCATGCGCCGTCCTTCACCAGACTTTTTGGTGACGGAGTCACCTCAACGGTCCGCGGCGGCATAATCACCAGTGCCTGGGCCGGCGCCGTCTCGGAGGATTTTCCCCTGAGCAGGGACAGAATTGCCGCTCGCACGGAGCAGATGAACGATCTGGGTGTGCCATTGCGGGACAGTCCGGAGGCTGTAGCACGAGAGTGCGATGCCCTGCTCGTAGTTGCCTCCGACGCCAGGACTCATGCGGGCTATTTTTCCCGGCTGGCTCACTTCGGCAAACCCATTTATGTTGACACCCGATTTGCCATGACGACGGCGGATGCGCGTGCCATGCTTGAACTGGCCCATGCCGAAAACTGCCTTGCCCTGGCCGGATCACCTAAACGTTTCGCCCAAGAGTTCCACGATTCCATGGTTCATTCCAAGGTTGAACGCATCGATCTTGACGGGGCCCTTCCCACCCAGCCGGGTCACCCGGGACTGTCCTGGTACGGGGTTCACCTCGTCGATCTGGCTGTAGCAGCCATGGGCCCCGGCTGTGCCGAAGTTGACGCGACCGGGGAGCGAGTGGTGCTCCGCTGGAAGGACGGCAGGGTTGCAACACTTGCTGGCCCGCCCGAATGGGGTCCGCTCACCACGGGGAAAATTGTGGGGGCCGACGCCGCAACGAGCTTTGAGATTGTTGCCGGTGAGGACATGTTGGTTGGGCTGCTCAACGCGGTGGTTCTGGCGTGCCGTACGGGAGCACCTACGGTTCCGGAAGATGAAATCATCTCCATCGTGGCGATTGTCGAGGCCGCCAACAAGAGTCTTGCCAGTGGAAAATCAATCACGGTGTCACCCTCCTGA
- a CDS encoding DUF3604 domain-containing protein: MALIRPQSGLGAYAGMAAYAGDLHNHCAISYGHGTLADAYRNARLQLDFATVTGHAAWHDMPSEPAHVSDYHSAGFARLRGHWPEVQRLTEEVNVDGSFVSLLSFEWHSMTYGDHCVYYKSGTGPLEPAQAQSLEELREVLRGLGKAGLEAFVIPHHIGYRADRRGINWNTYDPELSPVVELVSMHGCGESADAPRNYLHTMGPRDAGSMADRGLELGNTFGFIGSTDHHSAHPGSHGHGRAMVWAEELTRDGIWDAIKNRRTYAATGDRIMLATSIDGHPMGAEYTNPGMREITVEVLGGDTVDYVEIMRNNEVIAKSGPTAVDAFEFDGMLAVSVGWGEVGVLNRWDVQIEIINGRIQGVEPRFHGYDIVEPSAAEPDSFSFSHWDQQDAQHLSFTTETHGNPNVLTDATQQMALHVTGNKNTVLSVTFNGKQVHRTIGELLRGPQSQYLGGFLTGAMLLHRAVPHTARHLTIEHTDTGTQAPRDQYYARVRQHNDHYAWSSPTFINN, encoded by the coding sequence ATGGCTCTTATCCGTCCCCAGTCCGGCCTTGGCGCGTATGCCGGCATGGCCGCCTATGCCGGAGACCTGCATAACCACTGCGCGATCAGCTACGGCCACGGCACCCTGGCCGACGCCTACCGTAACGCCCGGTTGCAGTTGGACTTCGCGACCGTGACCGGCCATGCTGCCTGGCATGACATGCCCAGCGAGCCGGCGCATGTCAGTGACTACCACAGTGCCGGGTTTGCCCGGCTGCGCGGGCACTGGCCCGAGGTGCAGCGGCTGACTGAGGAGGTCAACGTGGACGGGTCCTTCGTTTCGTTGCTGTCCTTTGAGTGGCATTCGATGACGTACGGGGACCACTGCGTGTACTACAAGTCGGGCACGGGGCCGCTGGAACCGGCCCAGGCGCAGTCCCTGGAGGAACTACGAGAGGTGCTGCGCGGTCTGGGCAAGGCGGGGCTGGAAGCGTTCGTGATCCCGCACCACATCGGCTACCGTGCGGATCGGCGCGGGATCAACTGGAACACCTATGATCCCGAGCTCTCCCCGGTGGTGGAGCTGGTCTCGATGCATGGCTGCGGGGAAAGCGCCGACGCGCCCCGGAACTACCTGCATACCATGGGCCCGCGCGATGCCGGCTCGATGGCCGACAGGGGCCTGGAACTGGGCAACACCTTCGGGTTCATCGGCTCCACCGACCACCACAGCGCCCACCCCGGCTCCCACGGCCACGGCCGCGCCATGGTCTGGGCCGAGGAACTCACCCGCGACGGGATCTGGGACGCGATCAAGAACCGCCGCACCTACGCCGCCACCGGGGACCGGATCATGCTCGCTACCAGCATCGACGGGCACCCCATGGGCGCCGAATATACGAACCCCGGGATGCGGGAAATCACTGTCGAGGTCCTGGGCGGAGACACCGTGGACTACGTGGAAATCATGCGTAATAACGAGGTCATCGCTAAAAGCGGCCCCACCGCCGTGGATGCCTTCGAGTTCGACGGCATGCTCGCCGTCAGCGTCGGCTGGGGCGAAGTCGGTGTCCTGAACCGGTGGGACGTCCAGATCGAGATCATCAACGGCCGCATCCAGGGCGTGGAACCGCGCTTCCACGGCTACGACATCGTTGAACCCAGCGCCGCGGAACCCGACAGCTTCAGCTTCTCCCACTGGGACCAACAAGACGCCCAACACCTCTCCTTCACCACCGAAACCCACGGCAACCCCAACGTGCTCACCGACGCCACCCAACAAATGGCCCTGCACGTCACCGGTAACAAAAACACCGTCCTGTCCGTGACGTTCAACGGCAAGCAAGTCCACCGCACCATCGGTGAACTCCTACGCGGGCCACAGTCCCAGTACCTCGGCGGCTTCCTCACCGGCGCGATGCTCCTGCACCGCGCCGTCCCCCACACCGCCCGCCACCTCACCATCGAGCACACCGACACCGGAACCCAGGCCCCCCGCGACCAGTACTACGCCCGCGTCCGCCAACACAACGACCACTACGCCTGGAGCTCACCAACCTTCATCAACAACTAA
- the fdhA gene encoding formaldehyde dehydrogenase, glutathione-independent, which yields MSGNKAVAYKGPGVVEVIDIDYPTFELKDGPGVNPANVGRKVPHGVILRTVATNICGSDQHMVRGRTTAPSDLVLGHEITGEVVEVGPDVEFIKVGDICSVPFNISCGRCRNCKERKTGICLNVNPDRPGSAYGYVDMGGWVGGQAEYVLVPYADWNLLKFPDRDQALEKIMDLTMLSDIFPTGFHGAVSAGVTVGSTVYIAGAGPVGLAAATSAHLLGAAVVIVGDMNAERLAAARAFGCETIDLSEGEPGGQIEQLLGVPEVDCAVDAVGFEAKGHGHGAGEAPATVLNSLMDITAAGGSLGIPGLYVTGDPGGIDAAAQKGSLSLSLGTGWAKSLAFTTGQCPVMKYNRGLMMAILHDKVQIAKNVNAQAIALTDAPRGYAEFDAGAATKYVLNPNGYLN from the coding sequence ATGTCAGGAAACAAAGCCGTTGCCTACAAGGGGCCAGGCGTAGTTGAAGTCATCGACATCGACTACCCGACGTTTGAACTCAAGGACGGGCCGGGTGTCAATCCGGCCAATGTGGGGCGCAAGGTGCCTCATGGCGTCATCCTGCGCACAGTGGCCACCAACATTTGCGGCTCCGACCAGCACATGGTGCGAGGACGCACCACGGCACCGTCGGACCTTGTCCTGGGCCACGAAATCACCGGCGAGGTGGTTGAAGTTGGTCCGGACGTTGAATTCATCAAGGTGGGGGACATTTGCTCGGTGCCCTTCAACATCTCCTGTGGGCGCTGCCGCAACTGCAAGGAGCGCAAGACGGGCATCTGCCTGAACGTGAACCCCGACCGGCCGGGCAGTGCCTACGGCTACGTCGACATGGGCGGCTGGGTTGGCGGCCAGGCCGAGTACGTGCTCGTTCCCTACGCGGATTGGAACCTGCTGAAGTTCCCCGACAGGGACCAGGCGCTGGAGAAGATCATGGATCTGACCATGCTCTCGGACATCTTCCCCACAGGTTTCCACGGTGCCGTCAGCGCCGGCGTCACGGTGGGCTCCACCGTGTACATTGCCGGTGCCGGGCCCGTGGGCCTCGCCGCGGCGACGAGCGCGCACCTGCTCGGTGCCGCCGTCGTGATTGTCGGTGACATGAACGCCGAACGTCTGGCAGCTGCCCGCGCGTTTGGTTGCGAAACGATCGATCTTTCCGAGGGTGAGCCGGGCGGGCAGATAGAGCAGCTGCTAGGTGTTCCCGAGGTCGACTGCGCGGTCGATGCGGTTGGTTTCGAGGCGAAGGGGCACGGCCATGGTGCCGGAGAGGCCCCGGCCACCGTCCTGAACTCGCTCATGGACATCACTGCGGCCGGTGGTTCCCTGGGCATCCCGGGCCTGTACGTCACGGGTGACCCGGGCGGCATTGACGCCGCCGCCCAAAAGGGTTCGCTGTCGCTGAGCCTGGGTACGGGCTGGGCGAAGTCGCTGGCCTTCACGACGGGGCAGTGCCCGGTCATGAAGTACAACCGGGGCCTGATGATGGCGATCCTGCACGACAAGGTCCAGATCGCCAAGAACGTCAACGCCCAGGCGATCGCCCTCACCGATGCGCCGCGCGGCTATGCCGAGTTCGACGCCGGTGCCGCCACGAAGTATGTGCTTAACCCGAACGGCTACCTGAACTAG
- a CDS encoding IS110 family transposase translates to MTIVAEKYAYVIGVDTHAKTHTYAITATTTGTCLGCEAFPVTAAGIKRAIGWIHRNTSGEILAAVEGTCSYGASLTRALVNENLPVVEAKPPRKKTRGSAGKTDAIDAIAAATGILGTEINRLLYPRIEGTRTALGVLLASRRRLEGQSTANRNALNALVRQIDLGLDTREALSDKKVAEIGSWRARPSDTVEQQIGREEATNLALSITAAAGRLKTNETQLGRLCEELAPGLQDQPGLGPVTAGIILAAYSHHGRVRDEAAFASLAGVSPLQASSGNTIRHRLNRTGDRQLNMALDIIAKTRMRCDEKTKEFLERRTAQGLSYRDIKRVLKRYIARDLFRQLEKLFT, encoded by the coding sequence ATGACTATCGTTGCAGAAAAATATGCCTACGTCATCGGTGTTGACACCCACGCTAAAACCCACACCTACGCCATCACCGCCACGACTACCGGGACGTGCCTTGGATGCGAGGCATTCCCCGTCACCGCCGCCGGCATCAAGCGCGCGATCGGCTGGATCCACCGCAATACCAGCGGCGAGATCCTGGCAGCGGTGGAAGGAACCTGCTCCTACGGGGCATCCCTGACCCGCGCCCTGGTCAACGAGAACCTGCCCGTTGTTGAGGCGAAACCGCCACGGAAAAAGACCCGCGGAAGCGCCGGGAAAACCGATGCCATCGATGCCATCGCGGCCGCGACAGGCATCCTGGGCACCGAAATCAACCGGCTGCTGTACCCCCGCATCGAGGGCACACGGACAGCGTTGGGGGTGCTGCTGGCCAGCAGGCGCCGCCTGGAGGGGCAGTCCACCGCCAACCGCAACGCCCTCAACGCCCTGGTGCGCCAAATCGACCTCGGCCTTGACACCCGCGAAGCCCTCAGCGACAAGAAGGTCGCCGAGATCGGCTCGTGGCGGGCCCGCCCCAGCGACACTGTGGAGCAGCAGATCGGGCGGGAAGAAGCGACCAATCTGGCCCTATCGATCACCGCCGCAGCCGGTCGGCTCAAAACGAACGAGACCCAGCTGGGCCGGCTGTGTGAGGAGCTCGCCCCGGGCCTGCAAGACCAGCCCGGACTGGGACCTGTGACGGCCGGGATCATCCTGGCCGCCTACTCCCACCACGGCAGGGTCCGCGACGAGGCAGCGTTCGCTTCCCTGGCCGGGGTGTCCCCGCTGCAAGCGTCCTCGGGAAACACCATCCGGCACCGCCTGAACCGCACCGGAGACAGGCAACTGAACATGGCCCTGGACATCATCGCCAAGACCCGCATGCGCTGCGATGAAAAAACCAAGGAATTCCTCGAACGACGCACCGCCCAAGGACTGAGCTACCGCGACATCAAACGCGTCCTCAAACGCTACATCGCACGAGACCTCTTCCGGCAACTAGAGAAACTATTTACTTGA
- a CDS encoding carbohydrate ABC transporter permease — translation MSTTTAPGRFASRHRKEAMVGILFVLPTLIIFVLFKFLPIAGAGAMSLTRYRLNGDVEFLGVDNYTRLFQDANFWQSLGVTLGYVAIFVPLIMAVSLGGALLLNKLVRYSGTFRALLFVPYLSSFVLAGIIWTWIFAVDGPLNGALTAVGAGPVLFLSGEQWLVLGSLAVVSVWKGFGYSMLIFLAGLKAQSVEVEEAANIDGANVGQRLWFVTLPLLKPVIFFVLVIETIIGFQVFDTIYVMTGGGPAHASYSLIYMLFDVGFKFFDFGYASAIGLVLFAIVLILSLVQRYFFEGKADQ, via the coding sequence ATGTCCACCACCACCGCCCCGGGTCGGTTCGCCTCCCGCCATCGCAAAGAAGCGATGGTTGGCATCCTGTTTGTGTTGCCAACTCTCATAATTTTTGTGTTGTTCAAATTTCTTCCCATAGCCGGCGCTGGGGCGATGAGCTTGACGCGCTACAGGCTCAACGGTGACGTCGAATTTCTCGGCGTCGACAATTACACACGCCTTTTCCAAGACGCAAATTTCTGGCAGAGCCTGGGAGTCACACTTGGATACGTCGCCATCTTTGTCCCGCTCATCATGGCGGTATCACTGGGCGGAGCCCTCTTGCTCAACAAGCTTGTACGCTACAGCGGAACCTTTCGGGCACTGCTCTTTGTCCCGTACCTCAGTTCTTTTGTGCTGGCAGGCATCATTTGGACCTGGATCTTCGCGGTCGACGGACCCCTCAACGGTGCCCTCACTGCTGTTGGGGCGGGCCCTGTGCTGTTTCTGTCCGGTGAACAGTGGCTTGTGCTGGGCTCGCTCGCAGTCGTCTCCGTCTGGAAAGGTTTCGGCTACTCCATGCTGATTTTTCTTGCCGGGCTGAAAGCCCAGTCCGTCGAAGTGGAGGAGGCTGCAAACATTGATGGCGCCAACGTCGGGCAGAGGCTGTGGTTTGTGACCCTACCGCTGCTGAAACCAGTAATTTTCTTTGTACTGGTCATTGAAACCATTATTGGTTTCCAGGTCTTCGACACTATTTATGTTATGACCGGAGGCGGCCCGGCACATGCCAGCTACAGCCTGATCTACATGCTTTTCGATGTGGGCTTCAAATTCTTTGATTTTGGCTACGCCTCTGCAATCGGACTGGTCCTCTTTGCGATCGTCCTCATCCTCTCGCTAGTCCAGCGGTACTTCTTTGAAGGGAAGGCAGACCAGTGA
- a CDS encoding carbohydrate ABC transporter permease — MTQLAESEESQRVGGLPTQAGKQRNIRPTVKLKAKRQQRTQRWLVAVLTVISISTIAPLVAIIVLALSPEGEPTLPYALPSSLTFENIVRIFNVGTFPRWLWNSVVYSVVSVVIVLFTASMAAYALARKRFPGRNLVLWSIVATLMVPMQATLIPTFILIAGMDGVNTLWGLILPTLANAQAVFLIRQFIRDLPDELFDAAKIDGAGEWRTFFAIVIPLIKPVLATLAIFVFLWHWNDLLWPLVVGQSDAARTLTVGLATLNTETVSTPSIMAAAFISFIPCLVIFIFLQRHIVASITSSGVKG, encoded by the coding sequence GTGACGCAACTTGCCGAGTCTGAAGAGTCCCAGCGTGTGGGTGGGCTGCCCACCCAAGCCGGAAAACAACGCAACATCCGTCCCACCGTGAAGCTGAAAGCCAAACGACAACAGCGCACCCAGCGCTGGCTGGTGGCAGTACTGACTGTCATTTCGATTTCCACCATTGCCCCCCTGGTGGCCATCATAGTGTTGGCCCTTTCACCGGAGGGAGAGCCGACCCTGCCCTATGCGTTGCCCTCGTCATTGACGTTTGAGAACATTGTTCGCATCTTCAATGTGGGTACGTTTCCGCGGTGGCTTTGGAACTCGGTTGTTTACTCCGTGGTGTCAGTTGTGATTGTCCTCTTTACTGCATCGATGGCCGCCTATGCCCTGGCCCGCAAGCGCTTCCCGGGGAGAAACTTGGTCCTGTGGTCCATTGTGGCGACCTTGATGGTGCCGATGCAGGCAACGCTCATTCCGACGTTCATTCTGATCGCCGGCATGGACGGTGTGAACACCTTGTGGGGATTGATTCTGCCCACGCTGGCCAACGCCCAGGCAGTGTTCTTGATTCGCCAGTTCATTCGGGATCTGCCCGATGAGCTCTTCGACGCCGCAAAAATTGATGGGGCCGGGGAGTGGCGCACCTTCTTTGCAATCGTGATCCCGCTGATCAAGCCTGTCCTGGCAACCCTTGCGATCTTTGTCTTCCTCTGGCATTGGAACGATCTGCTCTGGCCGCTTGTTGTGGGGCAGTCTGATGCGGCCAGGACCTTGACGGTGGGTCTTGCCACCCTCAATACGGAAACGGTTTCTACCCCCAGCATCATGGCTGCGGCCTTCATCAGCTTCATTCCTTGTTTGGTGATCTTCATCTTCCTGCAGCGCCACATCGTCGCCAGCATCACCTCCTCAGGGGTGAAGGGATGA
- a CDS encoding MarR family winged helix-turn-helix transcriptional regulator produces MIPESPVLELMEYELMLFSRYYLRPQHSAEGMLDRSAFVLLSRLENVPPMTLKELAATLRLDGSTVHRQVGALLRSELLAYAPHDGGELARRVTPTAAGRAALRECRKVYAQGIGQVISDWSEAKSEQFLKLLKDFNQGVEALEGSPWPRS; encoded by the coding sequence GTGATACCCGAATCACCAGTCCTGGAGCTGATGGAATATGAGCTCATGCTCTTCTCCCGCTACTACCTCCGTCCGCAGCACAGCGCAGAGGGAATGCTGGATAGATCCGCATTCGTTCTGCTGAGCCGGCTGGAAAACGTTCCCCCCATGACACTGAAGGAACTTGCTGCCACGCTGCGGCTGGATGGCTCCACAGTGCACCGCCAGGTCGGGGCGCTGTTGCGCTCGGAACTGCTGGCCTATGCACCCCACGACGGCGGCGAGCTCGCCCGCCGTGTCACGCCCACGGCGGCTGGCAGGGCTGCGTTGAGAGAGTGCCGAAAAGTCTATGCCCAGGGGATTGGCCAGGTCATTTCCGACTGGTCTGAGGCAAAGAGCGAACAGTTTTTGAAACTGCTCAAGGACTTCAACCAAGGGGTTGAGGCGCTCGAGGGCAGCCCCTGGCCGCGCAGCTAG
- a CDS encoding MFS transporter yields MPSIINPRRNPAPQIVIATLAFCGIVVSLMQTLIIPLIPGLPTMLNTTSANASWAITATLLAGAVVTPIGGRLGDMFGKRRILIVSLFAMVVGSVLCALTDSLAIMVTGRALQGLAMGAIPLGISIMRDLLPPQRVGAAVATMSATMGVGGAVGLPLAAFIAQSSDWHMLFWAAAALGAACLALVWFVLPESTVRTPAKFDSIGALGLAVGLSALLIPVTKGSDWGWGSLSTIGLFGFSVITLLAWGAYELRIKAPLVDLRVSARPQVLFTNMASIMIGFAMYGMSLVFPQLLMAPSATGYGLGQSMLMTGLALAPGGLVMMALSPVSARLSARRGPKTTLITGAIVICAGYVLVLFLNAQVWQVILSSMVISAGIGLAFAAMPALIMGAVPITETGAANGLNSLMRAIGTSSSAAVLSVVLASMTMSVGPVSVPTFDAFRVTFAIAVGAAALAGLLAAFVPSRASDTPSTTGPTQDARVSVSAG; encoded by the coding sequence GTGCCCAGCATTATCAATCCCCGCCGTAACCCAGCACCTCAGATCGTCATCGCCACACTGGCATTTTGCGGGATCGTTGTCTCGCTCATGCAAACACTGATCATTCCGCTCATTCCGGGCCTGCCCACCATGCTCAACACCACGTCCGCCAACGCCTCCTGGGCCATCACGGCAACCCTACTCGCCGGCGCAGTGGTAACTCCCATTGGCGGACGTCTCGGTGACATGTTCGGCAAGCGCCGGATCCTGATCGTCAGTCTTTTTGCCATGGTGGTGGGCTCGGTGCTCTGCGCCCTGACGGATTCCTTGGCGATTATGGTCACCGGCCGCGCTCTTCAGGGGCTGGCCATGGGTGCCATCCCGCTGGGCATCAGTATCATGCGCGACCTCCTGCCGCCCCAAAGGGTGGGCGCCGCCGTGGCCACGATGAGCGCAACCATGGGTGTCGGCGGCGCTGTCGGCCTGCCGCTGGCCGCCTTCATCGCGCAAAGCTCCGATTGGCACATGCTGTTTTGGGCGGCAGCCGCCTTGGGCGCAGCCTGCCTGGCCCTGGTCTGGTTTGTCCTGCCCGAATCCACGGTTCGCACACCCGCCAAGTTTGACAGTATCGGCGCACTCGGACTGGCCGTGGGCCTGTCGGCATTGCTGATCCCGGTCACTAAGGGCAGTGACTGGGGCTGGGGAAGCTTGTCCACCATCGGCCTCTTCGGCTTCTCCGTCATCACCCTGCTGGCGTGGGGCGCCTACGAATTGCGTATCAAGGCTCCCCTCGTGGACCTGCGGGTTTCCGCACGGCCACAGGTTTTGTTCACCAACATGGCCTCGATCATGATCGGTTTCGCCATGTACGGAATGTCGCTGGTGTTCCCGCAGCTGCTCATGGCCCCGTCTGCCACGGGCTACGGATTGGGCCAGTCGATGCTCATGACCGGGCTGGCTCTGGCCCCGGGCGGCCTGGTTATGATGGCACTGTCTCCCGTCTCAGCCAGGCTTTCGGCCCGCAGGGGACCCAAAACCACGCTCATCACCGGCGCCATTGTCATCTGTGCCGGCTATGTTCTGGTCTTGTTCCTTAACGCACAAGTGTGGCAGGTCATACTGTCCTCGATGGTGATCAGCGCCGGCATTGGCCTGGCTTTTGCCGCCATGCCCGCACTCATCATGGGTGCCGTGCCGATCACCGAAACTGGCGCCGCAAATGGGCTGAACTCCCTGATGCGCGCCATCGGCACCTCCAGCTCGGCCGCGGTCCTGAGCGTAGTCTTGGCGTCGATGACCATGTCTGTGGGTCCGGTCTCCGTCCCCACGTTCGATGCTTTCCGGGTCACTTTCGCCATCGCCGTCGGGGCCGCGGCCCTCGCCGGACTCCTTGCCGCCTTTGTCCCGAGCAGGGCTTCCGACACACCGTCAACGACAGGCCCGACCCAGGACGCCCGGGTATCTGTATCTGCCGGCTAA